The following are encoded in a window of Brevibacillus ruminantium genomic DNA:
- the ptsP gene encoding phosphoenolpyruvate--protein phosphotransferase: MGTVRVKGIGASAGVAIARAQVWKKQVQKIGQEVKSPEEELARFKTACEQGLSGLATLYEQTRKRLGQKEADIFQAHMMLLQDPELIGPIEMLLAAGNINAEAAVQQVTGELASLFASLDGEYMRERAADIRDVGQRLLFCLQGTGTVWGNLQGSAREEKKTAPDSLIVVAHDLSPSDTAQLDTGLIKGFATQIGGGTSHSAIMARALGIPAIVGLGRALEQVEDGDLIVLDGTEGLFCLRPDEKELAFYEQKRADWLREKTRQARWAELPTVTRDGHRIELGANIGHPDECQAVLRVGGEGIGLFRSEFLFMNRDSMPDEEEQFQAYRQVAHDMNGKPVVIRTLDIGGDKELPLLNLQKELNPFLGYRAIRLCLDREEMFLTQLRAILRASHYGSVKLMYPMIATLEEWRAANRFLAEAKSTLTRAGIPFDPAIQVGLMIEVPAAALVSDLFAREADFLSIGTNDLIQYTLACDRMNEQISGLYQPFHPAVLRLIQLVIEAAHRHDRRVSMCGEMAADPLAIPLLVGMGLDGFSMNASSVLAARELINQLSFNEMKDLAEAALQLEGQEQVKALLLERTRN, from the coding sequence ATGGGAACCGTACGCGTAAAAGGGATAGGCGCATCTGCCGGAGTCGCGATTGCCAGGGCACAGGTGTGGAAAAAACAGGTTCAAAAAATCGGTCAGGAGGTGAAATCGCCTGAAGAGGAGCTGGCTCGTTTCAAAACAGCCTGCGAGCAGGGATTGAGCGGGCTGGCGACATTGTATGAACAGACCAGAAAGCGTCTGGGACAGAAGGAAGCAGATATTTTTCAGGCCCATATGATGCTGCTGCAAGACCCGGAGCTGATCGGTCCGATCGAGATGCTGCTGGCAGCAGGAAACATAAACGCGGAAGCGGCTGTGCAGCAGGTGACGGGCGAGCTGGCGAGTTTATTTGCATCGCTGGATGGCGAGTACATGCGGGAACGCGCGGCAGATATTCGGGATGTGGGGCAGCGTCTCCTGTTCTGTCTGCAAGGTACTGGTACTGTATGGGGAAATCTGCAAGGATCTGCACGGGAAGAGAAGAAAACCGCGCCTGATTCGCTTATCGTTGTCGCACATGACTTGTCTCCATCGGATACGGCCCAGCTTGATACCGGCCTGATCAAGGGTTTTGCCACACAAATCGGAGGCGGCACCTCGCATTCCGCGATTATGGCCCGTGCTCTTGGAATCCCGGCAATAGTCGGCCTCGGGCGGGCTTTGGAGCAGGTAGAGGATGGGGACCTGATCGTGCTGGATGGGACAGAAGGACTATTCTGCCTGCGACCAGACGAGAAGGAGCTTGCGTTCTACGAGCAAAAGCGAGCCGACTGGTTGCGCGAGAAAACGAGACAAGCACGCTGGGCAGAGCTTCCCACCGTGACCCGGGATGGGCATCGTATCGAATTGGGCGCAAACATCGGCCATCCGGATGAATGTCAGGCTGTCCTACGGGTTGGCGGAGAGGGTATTGGTCTGTTTCGCTCCGAGTTTTTGTTTATGAACCGGGACAGTATGCCAGATGAAGAAGAGCAGTTCCAGGCGTATCGGCAAGTCGCACATGACATGAATGGAAAGCCTGTCGTCATCCGGACGCTGGATATCGGGGGCGACAAAGAGCTGCCGCTTTTGAACCTGCAAAAAGAGCTGAACCCTTTTCTCGGCTATCGTGCGATCCGGCTTTGTCTGGATCGGGAGGAAATGTTTCTCACTCAGCTGCGGGCCATTCTCCGCGCTTCTCACTACGGCTCTGTCAAGCTGATGTACCCGATGATCGCTACGCTCGAAGAATGGCGGGCAGCGAACCGCTTTTTGGCCGAGGCAAAATCGACGCTTACACGAGCGGGGATTCCGTTTGACCCTGCCATTCAGGTAGGACTGATGATCGAAGTGCCGGCAGCGGCCCTGGTCAGCGATCTGTTTGCCCGGGAGGCCGACTTTTTGTCGATCGGGACCAATGATTTGATCCAGTACACGCTCGCCTGCGACCGGATGAACGAGCAAATATCCGGCTTGTATCAGCCGTTTCATCCAGCTGTTCTGCGCTTGATCCAGCTGGTGATCGAAGCCGCTCACCGACATGACCGCCGTGTCAGCATGTGCGGTGAGATGGCTGCCGATCCGTTGGCCATCCCGCTGCTCGTAGGCATGGGACTTGACGGGTTTAGCATGAACGCATCGTCTGTGCTGGCTGCACGAGAGCTGATCAATCAGCTGTCCTTCAATGAGATGAAGGACCTGGCGGAAGCAGCCCTTCAGCTGGAGGGGCAAGAGCAAGTAAAGGCGCTGCTCTTAGAAAGAACCCGGAACTAG
- a CDS encoding HPr family phosphocarrier protein, translated as MREKQVVVHLPQGLHARPATLFVKTATSFSSEIGLIKGDKSVNAKSIIGVMSLAVANGESVKLTADGSDEEEALVALAAFLGQGAE; from the coding sequence ATGAGAGAGAAGCAAGTCGTTGTTCACCTTCCCCAGGGGCTGCATGCCCGGCCGGCGACGCTGTTTGTAAAAACGGCCACCTCCTTTTCCAGTGAGATCGGTTTGATCAAGGGGGACAAAAGCGTAAACGCCAAAAGCATCATTGGGGTGATGTCGCTTGCCGTGGCAAACGGAGAGAGCGTAAAGCTGACCGCCGACGGTTCCGATGAGGAAGAGGCGCTGGTTGCGCTGGCCGCCTTTCTGGGACAAGGAGCCGAGTAG
- a CDS encoding DgaE family pyridoxal phosphate-dependent ammonia lyase yields MGIYQQLGLKQVINASGKMTALGGSAVHPEVARAMGEAAMDYVEISELIKKAGKLIAEATGGEDGCPTAGAGAGVAISVAAVIAGTDLRLIERLPDSAGLKNKIILQKGHAVHFGAPLRQMIALGGGQAIEAGHANHVEEAHLRAEIDDQTAALLYVQSHHAVQKGMQSLEKMIQLGREYKVPVIVDAAAEEDLRRYVAMGSDLVVYSGAKAIGGPTSGFITGRKDLIEACQAQYKGVGRAMKTGKEAIIGLLTALGRYGREEGHTGVLRGRVEWLARELNQLSGLSASVVKDEAGRDIYRTHVRIDERESGFSAKEVIRLLENGDPAIFTRNHYANTGVIFIDPRPLHEGQEKVIAARFKEIWGQQKVSDKS; encoded by the coding sequence ATGGGCATCTATCAGCAGCTAGGGCTGAAGCAAGTGATCAATGCAAGCGGAAAAATGACGGCGCTGGGCGGAAGCGCCGTCCACCCGGAAGTAGCCCGAGCAATGGGTGAGGCAGCGATGGATTACGTAGAGATCAGCGAGCTCATCAAAAAGGCAGGTAAGCTGATCGCCGAGGCTACCGGCGGCGAGGACGGCTGTCCCACGGCGGGAGCGGGAGCAGGGGTAGCCATCAGCGTGGCGGCTGTTATCGCCGGTACCGATCTGCGTCTGATCGAACGATTGCCCGACTCGGCAGGACTGAAAAACAAGATTATTTTGCAAAAAGGACACGCCGTGCATTTTGGAGCGCCGCTGCGGCAAATGATTGCCCTCGGAGGGGGGCAAGCCATCGAGGCAGGTCATGCCAATCATGTGGAGGAAGCGCATTTGCGTGCGGAGATAGACGATCAGACGGCCGCGCTTTTGTACGTGCAATCCCATCACGCGGTGCAAAAAGGCATGCAGTCGCTTGAGAAGATGATTCAGCTCGGGCGCGAATACAAGGTTCCGGTGATCGTCGATGCTGCTGCGGAAGAGGATTTGCGCCGCTATGTGGCGATGGGATCTGATCTGGTCGTGTACAGCGGGGCAAAAGCAATCGGCGGCCCCACATCGGGTTTTATCACCGGCCGCAAAGACCTGATTGAGGCGTGCCAGGCTCAGTATAAAGGCGTGGGGCGTGCGATGAAAACGGGCAAGGAGGCGATCATCGGATTGCTGACAGCGTTGGGCCGGTACGGTCGGGAGGAAGGCCACACCGGAGTTTTGCGGGGGCGAGTGGAATGGCTCGCCCGAGAATTGAACCAATTGTCCGGACTTTCAGCCAGTGTAGTCAAGGACGAGGCGGGACGGGACATTTACCGGACACATGTACGGATTGATGAACGCGAGTCGGGATTTTCGGCAAAGGAAGTGATCCGGCTTCTCGAGAATGGAGATCCCGCCATTTTTACGCGAAACCATTACGCCAATACAGGAGTGATTTTCATCGATCCCCGTCCGCTCCATGAGGGCCAGGAAAAAGTCATTGCCGCACGCTTCAAAGAGATATGGGGACAACAGAAAGTGAGTGATAAGTCATGA
- a CDS encoding DUF4310 family protein → MNELQAKGFWYSEWAFALFVACLSSGIFAGTHLYYVYHVGAFNDIAIVAMLEAGIKGGGYGAAAAFGASFLFARILEGPLVGILDIGGSLQTGIGIGVPALMLGAGFTAPLTSFPLALATGAVLGLAIGAVIILIRKFTINSVNSTFGADVMMGAGNAAGRYLGPLIVISAIMASIPVGIGATAGAAIFYHYNKPIAGGAIIGAMVLGAIFPIPTQ, encoded by the coding sequence ATGAATGAACTGCAAGCAAAAGGATTTTGGTATTCGGAATGGGCGTTTGCCCTCTTTGTCGCGTGCCTCTCTTCGGGAATCTTTGCCGGTACTCATCTGTATTATGTCTATCACGTAGGCGCTTTTAACGACATCGCGATTGTTGCCATGCTCGAAGCGGGGATCAAGGGAGGCGGATACGGAGCAGCTGCCGCGTTTGGCGCAAGCTTTCTGTTTGCCCGGATTTTGGAGGGGCCGCTGGTCGGCATCCTCGACATCGGCGGTTCTCTGCAAACAGGTATCGGAATTGGCGTTCCAGCCTTGATGCTGGGTGCCGGGTTTACCGCGCCATTGACCTCCTTCCCGCTGGCATTGGCGACGGGGGCGGTCTTGGGACTGGCGATTGGTGCCGTTATTATTTTGATTCGCAAATTTACGATCAATTCGGTCAATTCCACATTTGGTGCCGATGTCATGATGGGTGCAGGGAATGCCGCGGGACGCTATCTCGGTCCGCTCATCGTCATCTCCGCCATCATGGCCTCCATTCCGGTTGGAATCGGCGCAACAGCGGGAGCGGCCATCTTTTACCACTACAACAAGCCAATCGCCGGAGGAGCGATCATCGGAGCCATGGTTCTCGGGGCCATTTTTCCCATCCCCACACAGTAA
- a CDS encoding DUF4311 domain-containing protein, producing MITIIIILKSIVIGALVGFGVGAGAARMFHAPNVQGMGAFRTFGELNACAGDPISHFSFGLGFLFNSWASVVGAGALTQDVDHRVIPNWSAAILLWKNKNVEETLHNPKRMAFAGALVGVVVVTLLNSTATAIPESMQLVATKVLVPAANWLINPIMPIVFWMAALDAGKRTGIWGTVLGGLSHLVMGNAVPGIVLGILIGKGLDDSGWNRITKTMVVAVALLFILSGFFRAFDVALLKSLQVEIPEWLVQLHETFGSAVKK from the coding sequence ATGATAACGATCATCATCATTTTGAAGTCGATTGTCATTGGGGCATTGGTTGGCTTCGGTGTGGGGGCGGGTGCCGCTCGCATGTTTCACGCGCCGAATGTCCAGGGGATGGGAGCATTTCGCACGTTTGGAGAGTTGAATGCCTGTGCCGGAGATCCCATTTCTCATTTTTCCTTCGGGCTTGGCTTTTTGTTCAACTCATGGGCTTCCGTGGTGGGGGCCGGGGCTCTGACGCAGGACGTCGATCACCGGGTTATCCCGAACTGGTCGGCAGCCATCCTTCTTTGGAAAAACAAAAACGTTGAAGAAACGCTGCACAATCCGAAGCGGATGGCGTTCGCCGGAGCGCTGGTTGGTGTCGTCGTCGTGACGCTGCTCAACTCGACGGCAACCGCCATTCCCGAATCGATGCAGCTGGTGGCGACAAAAGTGCTGGTTCCTGCCGCCAACTGGTTGATCAACCCGATCATGCCGATTGTCTTCTGGATGGCGGCGTTGGATGCTGGCAAGCGGACAGGGATCTGGGGCACCGTACTCGGCGGCTTGTCACACCTGGTCATGGGCAATGCCGTGCCTGGCATCGTGCTCGGTATCCTGATCGGAAAAGGGCTGGACGACAGCGGCTGGAACCGGATTACAAAAACGATGGTCGTGGCCGTCGCACTCTTGTTTATCTTGAGCGGTTTCTTCCGTGCCTTTGATGTCGCGCTGTTAAAGAGCCTGCAAGTAGAGATTCCAGAATGGCTGGTACAGCTTCACGAAACATTTGGATCGGCGGTGAAGAAATAA
- a CDS encoding DUF4312 family protein, whose protein sequence is MYKERIETLRLSGSADTKEGAFNKIFGQIKQVVARQTSDLVVRIEPVHMELVSATESIHKERLFGLFFPRTRAKYDITVDIQVRLGVVDVASIPFQKQAEQAARLGQVLSQK, encoded by the coding sequence ATGTACAAAGAAAGGATCGAGACCTTGCGGTTGTCGGGCAGTGCGGATACGAAGGAAGGAGCGTTTAACAAGATATTCGGACAGATCAAGCAGGTCGTGGCCAGACAGACAAGTGATCTCGTCGTGCGGATTGAGCCGGTTCACATGGAGCTCGTGTCAGCGACAGAGAGCATTCACAAGGAGCGCTTGTTCGGCCTGTTTTTCCCGCGTACGCGAGCGAAGTACGACATCACTGTGGATATCCAGGTGCGGCTGGGTGTCGTGGACGTGGCAAGCATCCCGTTTCAAAAGCAGGCAGAGCAGGCTGCACGGCTGGGACAGGTGCTGAGTCAGAAATAG
- a CDS encoding glycine-rich SFCGS family protein, which produces MTKVKIVIGDRLGKGQNIAKGVEAAGGIPVVIQGVGADMKVGDVVKQEGADLGLSFCGSGGAGALTAKTKYGYPVEYGLRSVDAGITALRNGNKVIGFGFMDTEELGRRMTEECIKLRGR; this is translated from the coding sequence ATGACAAAAGTAAAGATCGTGATCGGAGATCGTCTGGGAAAGGGGCAGAACATCGCCAAAGGAGTGGAGGCTGCCGGAGGTATCCCCGTCGTCATTCAGGGAGTCGGGGCTGATATGAAAGTAGGAGATGTCGTGAAGCAGGAGGGGGCTGATCTCGGCTTGTCGTTTTGCGGCAGCGGGGGAGCAGGCGCCTTGACGGCCAAGACAAAGTACGGCTATCCCGTTGAATACGGTCTGCGATCTGTAGACGCGGGAATTACGGCCTTGCGCAACGGCAATAAAGTGATCGGTTTTGGCTTTATGGATACGGAGGAGCTGGGCAGAAGAATGACCGAAGAATGCATCAAGCTGAGGGGGAGGTAA
- a CDS encoding amidohydrolase/deacetylase family metallohydrolase produces the protein MSADLLIRNRWVIDPSQKLNGGYDLVISDGRIMDIVTTDDGKTNDGKTNEPVQARETIDAAGCIVTPGLIDLHAHVISESTQLGVRADSVGIEQGVTTLVDAGSAGAWTFDAFLKEGVEPSITRVLAFLNISGDGLCRGGAELSDMSRLAAKDAVTLIREQPSIRGIKARMSASVVKNNGLAPLLVAKQAAREAGVPLMVHIGNAPPTLSEVLSLLDEGDVVTHAFHGKQGGILDVRGQLLPEAESALARGVLFDVGHGESSFSFRTMQQAKALGIAPYSISTDVHARNLNGPVHSLTHTMSKFLALGFTMYEIVAACTSAPAKVLGLEREIGTLAPGAYADVTILRRETMPIALTDSEQETILAKEAVFAQQVITSGKVLTCT, from the coding sequence ATGAGTGCTGATTTGCTGATTCGAAACAGGTGGGTGATCGATCCTTCCCAGAAGCTGAATGGAGGATATGATCTCGTCATTTCAGATGGACGCATCATGGACATCGTGACGACCGATGACGGGAAGACCAATGACGGGAAGACCAATGAACCTGTGCAGGCGAGAGAAACGATAGATGCTGCCGGATGTATCGTAACGCCAGGGCTGATCGACTTGCACGCTCATGTCATTTCCGAAAGCACTCAGTTGGGAGTAAGGGCTGATTCTGTTGGCATTGAGCAAGGGGTGACGACTCTGGTCGACGCGGGAAGCGCAGGAGCATGGACATTTGACGCTTTCCTGAAGGAAGGGGTGGAGCCATCGATCACACGTGTTTTGGCGTTTCTCAATATCTCAGGGGACGGCTTGTGCAGGGGAGGAGCCGAACTGTCCGACATGTCCAGACTGGCAGCGAAGGACGCGGTCACGCTCATTCGTGAGCAGCCGTCGATCCGGGGGATCAAGGCGAGGATGAGTGCGTCTGTAGTCAAAAATAATGGTCTTGCTCCCTTGCTAGTGGCAAAGCAGGCTGCCCGAGAGGCTGGGGTTCCGCTGATGGTCCACATCGGCAATGCCCCCCCGACCCTTTCCGAGGTGCTCAGTCTGCTCGACGAGGGAGACGTGGTAACGCACGCGTTCCACGGTAAACAAGGAGGCATTCTGGATGTACGGGGGCAGCTTCTCCCGGAAGCGGAGTCCGCCTTGGCCAGAGGAGTGCTGTTTGATGTCGGGCACGGCGAATCCAGCTTCAGCTTCCGCACCATGCAGCAAGCGAAAGCGCTGGGGATCGCCCCTTACTCCATCAGCACGGACGTCCATGCACGCAATCTGAACGGTCCTGTGCACAGCCTGACTCACACGATGAGCAAGTTTCTCGCACTAGGCTTCACGATGTACGAGATTGTGGCGGCCTGCACATCCGCACCGGCCAAGGTGCTGGGGCTTGAGCGGGAGATTGGGACGCTTGCGCCCGGAGCATATGCGGATGTCACGATCTTGCGGAGGGAGACGATGCCCATCGCTTTGACCGATTCGGAACAGGAAACGATCCTTGCCAAAGAGGCAGTGTTCGCCCAACAGGTCATTACATCAGGAAAGGTTTTGACATGCACATGA
- a CDS encoding BglG family transcription antiterminator: protein MLLTSRSQALLKVILDSAHPLKIREVANGFQVSERTIKYDLENIRQWLKERNIILHSQPNKGIWISEADEVLQGLRHSLNAHGGRDVILHQKERAKHLAFILLLSDGYQRLHDLADHVGVSRNTVVVDVKETEKLLNGLHLELVSKQRYGIRVEGSERQKRYALECLTHDSLDGSVMYRLVQGVLPENGPGTEAGSLLEKWLISQPELDEIIRLTKRFVGKLDKSLPDRTLISIMIRLCIVVNRVKRGHVVSVDEADLAEAAEWGSYSLFVRKVHEMCERLHMKIPEHEIAYSSLPLLEAEQVHMKRRASRQSMDIFQAARELIQKVGEIVRTPLWDDPELGEHLFAHLNDRMTKYMQGVLYPNPLTEEIRRSYARMFDAVKRSCEEVFWPYGIYLMDADIAYLVLHFQAGYDRWQDKKKACALVVCGTGRGTARFLKNHLESEVRSLRVVGLCSTLEVEKYLATREVDVIISVLPVKTEVPVVIVNPLPTRQDIGRILACLEALQLEPELESDGVRKHSAKSPNAWMPVQTAELSLRDLPLVERLSQDVIVKGYEISCKLMEAFRGQLTEQTASGLALHVQLMVNRLAFGSSYDEWDRHSGEETAAHSSWRTRVNQIMQEAGVNVPQSEVTAILRYFSEKEGGANEC, encoded by the coding sequence ATGCTGTTGACATCGCGTTCCCAAGCACTTTTGAAGGTGATCCTGGACAGTGCCCACCCGCTGAAAATCAGAGAGGTTGCAAACGGTTTTCAGGTGAGCGAGCGGACGATCAAATACGATCTGGAGAACATCAGACAATGGCTGAAAGAGCGCAACATCATTCTCCATTCCCAACCGAATAAAGGGATCTGGATTAGTGAAGCAGACGAGGTCCTTCAAGGTCTCCGGCACAGCCTCAATGCGCACGGCGGCAGGGATGTCATCCTTCATCAAAAAGAGCGGGCCAAACATCTTGCGTTTATCCTGCTGCTTTCAGATGGCTACCAGCGTCTGCACGACCTGGCTGATCACGTGGGGGTGAGCCGCAATACCGTTGTCGTCGATGTGAAAGAGACGGAGAAATTGCTCAATGGATTGCACCTGGAACTGGTTTCCAAGCAGAGATACGGTATCCGGGTGGAAGGAAGCGAACGACAGAAGCGTTACGCCCTCGAGTGTTTGACACATGATTCTCTGGATGGCAGCGTCATGTATCGTCTGGTACAGGGTGTCCTGCCGGAGAACGGTCCAGGCACGGAAGCCGGATCGCTTTTGGAAAAGTGGCTCATCAGTCAGCCGGAACTGGACGAAATCATCCGGTTGACCAAGAGGTTTGTCGGTAAGCTGGACAAAAGCCTGCCGGATCGGACGCTGATCAGTATCATGATCCGACTTTGTATTGTCGTCAACCGCGTCAAGAGAGGGCATGTCGTCTCTGTGGATGAGGCAGATTTGGCGGAAGCGGCTGAGTGGGGCAGCTACTCTCTTTTCGTGCGGAAGGTGCATGAGATGTGCGAGCGTTTGCACATGAAAATACCCGAGCATGAGATCGCCTATTCCTCCTTGCCGCTGCTGGAAGCTGAACAGGTTCACATGAAGAGACGTGCCAGCAGGCAGTCGATGGACATCTTCCAGGCGGCTAGGGAGCTGATTCAAAAGGTGGGGGAGATTGTACGGACGCCGCTGTGGGATGATCCGGAGCTCGGTGAGCACCTTTTCGCCCATCTAAATGACCGGATGACGAAGTATATGCAAGGTGTCCTTTATCCCAACCCGTTGACCGAGGAGATTCGCCGCTCCTATGCACGTATGTTTGATGCAGTGAAACGTTCCTGTGAAGAAGTGTTTTGGCCATACGGGATTTATCTCATGGATGCTGACATCGCCTACCTCGTTCTTCATTTTCAAGCCGGTTATGACCGCTGGCAAGACAAGAAAAAAGCATGCGCGCTTGTCGTCTGCGGTACAGGGCGAGGGACGGCCCGCTTTTTGAAAAACCATTTGGAGAGTGAAGTGCGTTCCCTCCGGGTCGTGGGTCTTTGTTCCACGCTGGAGGTAGAGAAGTATCTGGCTACTCGCGAGGTAGATGTGATTATCAGCGTGCTGCCCGTGAAAACAGAGGTACCCGTAGTCATCGTGAATCCGCTGCCGACGCGTCAGGACATCGGCCGCATTCTTGCTTGTCTGGAAGCGCTCCAGCTGGAGCCAGAGCTGGAATCAGACGGAGTGCGGAAGCATTCAGCGAAGTCTCCAAACGCCTGGATGCCTGTGCAGACAGCGGAGCTAAGCCTGAGGGATTTGCCTCTGGTGGAGCGGCTTTCCCAGGATGTGATTGTAAAAGGATACGAGATCAGCTGCAAGCTGATGGAGGCTTTCCGCGGCCAACTGACGGAGCAGACGGCAAGCGGGCTGGCGCTGCATGTGCAGCTGATGGTAAACAGGCTTGCATTCGGCTCCTCCTATGACGAATGGGATAGACATAGCGGAGAGGAGACCGCTGCGCATTCCTCCTGGCGTACTCGCGTCAACCAAATTATGCAGGAAGCCGGAGTCAACGTCCCGCAAAGTGAAGTAACGGCCATCCTGCGGTATTTTTCCGAAAAGGAGGGGGGAGCAAATGAGTGCTGA
- the cysK gene encoding cysteine synthase A: protein MNVYQHITDCIGNTPLVRLNRMVPKDAAEVYVKLEMYNPSRSVKDRAAYNMIAAAEAEGLINPGDTIIEPTSGNTGIGLAMNAAAKGYKAILVMPDNMSKERINLLKAYGAEVVLTPSEQRMPGAIAKAMELQKEIPGSFIPHQFENKANPDIHRVTTAREIYEQMEGRLDAFIATAGTGGTITGTGEALKEKLPELYIGVVEPKGSPVLSGGKPGPHKLVGTSPGFVPKILNTRIYDEIMQIADEDALDSMRALASKEGILVGPSSGASVFAAIRVAVRLGAGKRVVCIAPDTGERYLSMNFF from the coding sequence ATGAACGTCTACCAGCATATTACGGACTGTATAGGCAACACACCGCTCGTTCGCCTCAACCGGATGGTTCCCAAGGACGCTGCGGAAGTATACGTGAAACTGGAAATGTACAATCCCTCGCGCAGTGTCAAGGATCGGGCCGCCTACAATATGATCGCGGCCGCAGAGGCGGAGGGGCTGATCAACCCGGGGGATACGATCATCGAGCCGACGAGCGGCAACACGGGTATCGGGCTGGCCATGAATGCGGCGGCGAAAGGATACAAAGCGATTCTTGTCATGCCGGACAATATGTCCAAAGAAAGGATCAACCTGCTCAAGGCATACGGGGCAGAAGTCGTACTCACCCCGAGCGAGCAGCGGATGCCTGGAGCGATCGCCAAAGCCATGGAGCTGCAAAAAGAGATTCCCGGCAGCTTCATTCCCCATCAATTTGAAAACAAAGCGAATCCCGATATTCATCGCGTAACCACTGCCCGCGAGATCTACGAGCAGATGGAGGGGCGGCTGGATGCATTCATCGCCACAGCGGGAACAGGGGGCACAATCACGGGGACGGGGGAGGCGCTCAAAGAAAAGCTCCCAGAGCTGTACATCGGGGTAGTGGAACCAAAAGGCTCGCCTGTTTTGTCTGGTGGAAAGCCCGGTCCGCACAAGCTCGTCGGAACAAGTCCAGGCTTTGTGCCCAAAATCCTGAATACCAGGATCTACGACGAAATCATGCAGATAGCCGATGAGGACGCGCTGGACAGCATGCGAGCGCTCGCTTCCAAGGAAGGGATTCTGGTAGGTCCGTCTTCAGGTGCTTCGGTCTTTGCGGCGATCCGCGTGGCTGTTCGGCTCGGAGCGGGCAAACGGGTGGTTTGCATCGCGCCGGATACGGGTGAACGCTATTTGAGCATGAATTTTTTCTGA
- a CDS encoding ABC transporter substrate-binding protein, producing the protein MKGNQLRWKRTAAIMTSVFLLAGCASETKTTAPADTSELTLEQIVEKAKQEGAVNSVGMPDTWANWGETWQNLSKQYGLKHTDTDMSSAEELAKFEAEKNDATADIGDVGIAFGPLAKQKDLTLPYKTSYWNDIPDWAKDDQGHWLLGYTGTLAFITDKTKVKNPPKSWADLKNGNYKVSVGDVMKANQAQFAVLAAAYASGGDENNIQPGIDFYADLAKKKRLNASDPSVANLEKGEIEVAILWDFNALGYRDQIDKNRFDVVIPEEASVISGYATVINKYAKHPHAAMLAREYILSDEGHSNLARGYARPIRTNAKLDENAKAMLLPDNMYKNARPVGDLKSWEETTKKLPQLWQEQVLIHVQ; encoded by the coding sequence ATGAAGGGAAACCAGTTGAGATGGAAACGAACCGCTGCGATTATGACATCTGTTTTTTTGCTTGCGGGCTGTGCTTCTGAAACGAAGACGACAGCTCCTGCAGACACTTCCGAGCTCACACTTGAGCAGATCGTCGAGAAAGCCAAGCAAGAAGGAGCAGTAAACTCGGTCGGGATGCCCGATACCTGGGCCAACTGGGGAGAGACCTGGCAAAACCTCTCAAAGCAATACGGCCTGAAACATACCGATACGGACATGTCCAGCGCCGAGGAACTGGCCAAGTTTGAAGCGGAGAAGAATGACGCCACCGCAGATATTGGCGACGTCGGCATCGCTTTTGGGCCGCTGGCGAAGCAAAAGGATCTCACTCTTCCCTACAAAACCTCCTATTGGAATGACATCCCCGACTGGGCGAAGGACGACCAAGGACATTGGCTGCTCGGCTACACAGGTACCCTGGCATTTATCACTGATAAAACCAAGGTAAAAAATCCGCCAAAATCCTGGGCTGATCTGAAAAATGGGAACTACAAGGTCTCCGTAGGCGACGTCATGAAAGCAAACCAAGCGCAATTTGCCGTATTGGCGGCCGCTTATGCCTCCGGCGGCGATGAGAATAACATCCAGCCCGGCATTGATTTTTACGCGGATTTGGCCAAGAAAAAACGCTTGAACGCCAGCGATCCAAGCGTAGCTAATCTGGAAAAGGGTGAAATCGAAGTCGCAATCCTCTGGGACTTCAATGCACTGGGCTATCGCGACCAGATCGATAAAAACCGCTTTGATGTGGTGATTCCAGAGGAAGCCTCTGTCATCAGCGGCTACGCTACTGTCATTAACAAATACGCGAAGCATCCGCATGCTGCCATGCTGGCTCGCGAATATATCCTGTCTGATGAAGGCCATTCCAATCTCGCCCGCGGCTATGCCCGTCCGATCCGGACCAACGCGAAGCTGGATGAAAATGCAAAAGCTATGCTGCTTCCCGATAACATGTACAAAAATGCCCGTCCTGTCGGCGATCTGAAGTCCTGGGAAGAAACCACCAAGAAATTGCCGCAGCTGTGGCAAGAGCAGGTATTGATCCATGTCCAATAA